The DNA window GCGAAGAACGCCCCGAACGGCGGCGGATCCCGCCTCTGGGCGCTTCGAAGGCGCCGAAGGTTGGGAAATCGGCGGAGAAGTGGTCGTGTAGCCCTCCGCAGGCGCCTGGAGCTTGAAGAGATGCTGCAGGCGAAGCTCCGGGACTTCCGGACCCTGTCCGATGAGGCAGTGAGAGACTGCCTGCGCCAGCTCGCCGAGTTGGGGGAGTTGGAAGGGCTACCGGAGAGTGAACAGTAGACGGTCCGATCAGGTCGCATCACGGACTTCTACGACCATGTACCAGCAGCCGCCGAACTCCGGATCCTGGAACTCACGAAACCGGCGGAAGCCAGCCTTCTCGAACGCCCGGATGGCACGCTCGTTAGAAACCGATGTGCCTACGCCTGCAACTGTCACGGAGGGATCCATCCGCCAGCGAGCCAGAAGCAAACCGAGGGATCTCGGCCCGACACCGCGGCCCATAAACTCCGGTTCCCCGATGAAGACGTCGATGTCCACGAGGCCTTCGGGAAGGTCAGTCAGCCCAGCAGCCTCGAGCTCGTTCTGAGGGGGCGTCCGCCAACACAGATAGCCCACAGGGGCTCCGCCCACCACGATGACGGCGTGGCTCTCTGGTGAGCACCGCAGCGAGCTCTCCAACGCCAGCTGGGGATCTCCCCACCACCGAGCCACGTGCGGTCGGTGCAGCCAATCCCGAAGTCTCTGCGAGTGGAGCTCGGGGTCGAAG is part of the bacterium genome and encodes:
- a CDS encoding acetyltransferase, yielding MPKREVRLEPFDPELHSQRLRDWLHRPHVARWWGDPQLALESSLRCSPESHAVIVVGGAPVGYLCWRTPPQNELEAAGLTDLPEGLVDIDVFIGEPEFMGRGVGPRSLGLLLARWRMDPSVTVAGVGTSVSNERAIRAFEKAGFRRFREFQDPEFGGCWYMVVEVRDAT